In Alphaproteobacteria bacterium, the DNA window TTCAATCTTCTTTTCCTGAAAGGCTCTCGCCAAATAGGTCGCCATTTTATCTGTTTTTGCCAACAGTAAGAGCCCACTGGTATTTTTATCTAAGCGATGGACTAGCTTTGGCTTTATGCCATTTTCATCGATCATACCTTCCATCAATCGATCCACATGCTGAAGGGTTTTACTGCCGCCCTGAGTTGCAAGTCCGGAAGGTTTATCGAGAACAATCATATCCTTATCTTCATAAAGCATGAGATCTTTCAGTAACTGTTTTTCCTTTTGGGTAAGATAGATTGCCTTCTTCTTGGGAACTTCTTCTTCGGACGTCCGTGGAGGAATGCGAAGTGACTGGCCTTTTTCCAAACGAATAGATCCTTTAATTCGCTTTCCATTGATGCGAATCTGCCCTGTCCTCAACATTTTTTGAATGGCTCCATGGGAAAGCTGAGGAAATTGCTTCTTCAGCAGCCGATCCAAACGACCCCCTTCCAACTCTTCAGTGATATCAATTATGTTCGACAAAACCAGACTCTCCTTTTCCTCTTTAACTCATAGGGAATCCCTTCCACCAACACAAGAGGCTTATCCTCCACGAT includes these proteins:
- a CDS encoding RluA family pseudouridine synthase encodes the protein MSNIIDITEELEGGRLDRLLKKQFPQLSHGAIQKMLRTGQIRINGKRIKGSIRLEKGQSLRIPPRTSEEEVPKKKAIYLTQKEKQLLKDLMLYEDKDMIVLDKPSGLATQGGSKTLQHVDRLMEGMIDENGIKPKLVHRLDKNTSGLLLLAKTDKMATYLARAFQEKKIEKTYWAITIGVPKPLEGEIDLPLLKKRGDIGEQMVVDHKDGKKAITRYRVIDHAHKKAAWLEMVPLTGRTHQLRAHCQAMGTPVQGDRKYGRRKDFLKGDDISELMHLHARTLKVPMPSGKIMSFQSPLPDHMKQTFKALGFKETDAKETKP